In the Deltaproteobacteria bacterium genome, CCATTGGCTTCCGGATCGTCGGCCGCCATCCTGAATGGGCCGAGTGGCTTGTCCTGCAAAACACCAACGCCTACGAAGTCGGCTTCACGTCGGCGTGGGATGGGATCCGTCACGCCCTGTGGAAGAAGCGCGGTCCCGAAACCGAAGAGCCGCTGATGCCGTTTCTCGCACTCGATGGCATCAAAATGGTGTACCTCCACGGGCACCAGCGGCCTGAGCTGATCAGCCCCGACAACTGGAACATGGACTTCCGATTCATGGAGCGTCCGAACGCACGCCGCGTACAGCTCGACCTCTTCTACGACTACCGGACGAACGTCGATCTGTACCCAGCTTGGCAGAAGTTCCTGCGCGACCGTCAGCCAAAGACGCTGATCTTCTGGGGACAGAACGACATCTTCTTCACCCCCGAGGGTGGAGATGCATACCTGAAAGACCTGCCCAACGCCGAAATGCACCGGCTCGACTCCGGACACTTCGCGGTTGAAGACTGCCTTGACGCGATCGTAAGCAACATTCGGCGCTTCTACGACGAGAAGATGTCGCCAGCTCCCCGCACTGTGGCGATGCGGAAGACAGCGTAGCGACCAAATGCTCAGGTAGGGGCGGGTGCCCAGCGGTCAATGCACAATACGGCATCGCGGCACCTCCAAGGCGGGCGTGGACCACCGCCCCGCACACGCTCCGGAGGTTCCTACGTGGTTCGTTCTCTCCACCACTACTGCAAACGGAGGATCTGCCAATGACCAAGCACCGCGTTGTCACATTCGTAGCCGTAACCCTCGTATCCGTTCTGTTCCTAGCCGGTGGGCTTCAGGCCGCCAGTATGGACGGCGTCATGATGAAGGACGGGAAGATGATGATGATGAAGGACGGTAAGGTCGCCGGGGCGATGGAAAAGGAAATGACGATGTCCGACGGCACCAAGGTCATGATGGACGGGAAGGTGATGATGAAGGACGGTAAAGAGATGCACATGAAGGACGGTCAGATGATGATGATGGACGGCAAGATGATGGGTGGTGGCAAAGCGATGGGGATGGAGAAATAGCGAAGGCAGCAGTGTCCGCCGGCTTGCGGGTCAGGCACGTCGCCCGACTCTTGCCGGCACTGAAGGACTCGCTCGACTTCGTTTCCGCGCAATCGGAAGAGTGGTAGAACCCGAAGCCAGCCGAGGCGCAGCATACTCGAGCGTGGTCCGAACCCCGCCGAAGATCGACGGCAGAGAAAACGGTGGTTCAATGGCAATGACCGACCAAGCTGCCCGGAAGAGGGGGCGCCTCCAACCACTTCTGATTCGTTTCGCGCACTGGGCAAACGTTCCGCTACTTATCTTCATGGCCGGGAGCGGCCTGCAAATCTTCAAGGCATATCCGGCGCTGGGACCGCGCGGAGAGTTGTACGAGTGGTATCCGTTCCAAGAAGTGCCGCCCCCGGCCTGGGTGCGCTTCGGTGGATGGCTGGGCAGTGCCCGCCATTGGCACTTCGCGCTCGCCTGGTTGCTTGTCGGAAATGCTGTCATCTATCTGCTCTACGTCTGTACACGCGGCGAGTGGCGGCGGCGTGCCTTCCTGCCGCAGCGCGATACATGGAATGCGTTGCGCATGATCGGATACTATCTGCGGCTGCGTGCCGAGCCGCCAGCGGTCGACTTCTACAACGGGCTGCAACGCCTGGCGTACAGCTCCGCCATCGGGCTCGGACTTGTCGAGGTGCTCTCGGGCTTGGCCATCTACAAACCCGTGCAGCTCCACTGGCTCGCAGCCCTATTCGGCGGCTACGACGGGGCGCGCGCCGTCCATCTGATGGGGCTCGTTCTCCTGGTGCTGTTCACCGCCGCTCACCTCGTCATGGTCGCGCTGCACCCGCGCGCCATTCTCGACATGCTGACAGGAGGCCGCCGTGGCTAGCCAGATCACACGTCGCGCCGTTGTGACCGCAATCGCCGCAGGCTCGGTACTCGCGGCGATTGAGGGGCTGAGAGCTCGATCGACCTTTCTTCGCGTCATGGGGCGCTGGAACGAGCGTGTGGATCGCTTTGCGTTTTCTCGAGAGCGCCTGGCTCCCGAACCCAGTGCGGCCGACATGACCGAGGATGAGGACTTTCCAAGCTACTTCATCTCTCCCAGTATGCCGGTCGCACCAGATGATTGGGTGCTGAAGATCGGCGGACTGGTTGCCAACCCCGTCGCGTTGTCGCTCGACCAGTTGCGCGGGATGACACGAACGAACCTGCGCCTTCGACACCACTGCGTGGAAGGCTGGTCCGCGGTCGCTTCGTGGCACGGTGTGCGCCTCTGCGACATCGCCGAGGCGGTCGGCGTTGATCCCCGAGCGCGTTACGTCGAGTTCCGCTCGTTTGACGCCGGGTATTGGTCGTCATGGGATCGCGAGAGCGCCCTCCACAAGCAGACCATTCTCGCTTACGGTATGAACGGCGGCGACCTTTATCCCGATCACGGCGCGCCGTTGCGCCTCTACTCGGCGGTGAAGCTCGGCTACAAAATGGTCAAGTACCTCACCGAGGTTAATTTCCTCCCAGACCGCAGCGGCGGATACTGGGAAGATCAAGGCTACGAATGGTTTGGGGGCGTGTAGATTCATGTCTAAGGCCGGGCGTGTCTCGCGGCTCGCCCTTTTTGGGTCGTAAGGTGCTGCCGGCGGCGCAGGTGTCAGTGCTGATGCCGACTTAGCAGCTTTGCTGGTCGCCAAGGCTCGCGCGTTGGGCCGCGAGGCGAGCGGCGCTCCCTACGCCTGGTTCAGCGAAGGCTTCGACACGTGCGGCCCGAAGGACGCGAAGGCGCTGTGGGGAGAGCGCCCTATCCGATGGGCGCCGCAATCGGCTGGCATGCTCCATTCCGGCCACAGCCGTTTTGACTCAGCGGGTGGATGAGGAAGGTGCCTGCAGCCCCAGCTTCTTGAGGCGGCTGCGCAATGTGCTCGGCTGCAGTCCGAGGAGGCGCGCGGCGCCGTTCGGGCCTTCGATGACCCAGCTGCAGCGTTCGAGGATCGACAGAATGTGCTGCTTGCCTACCTCGTCGAGGCTACGGAGTTCAGATGTCTTGGGGTCCGGCGCGATGGCGGCGGGTGACTGGGGGGCTGAGCGTTGATCGCTTGGAGCGGCGACCACAAAATCCGGTCCGAGTTCGAGCATGGGTCCACTCGTCAACACCATGCTGCGCTCGATGATGTTCTGCAGCTCGCGGACGTTACCAGGCCAGTCGTAGGCCATCAGTTGCTCCATGGCTCGTTGCGATACCCCGTCGATGTGCTTAGTCATCTCCCGCGCGAAACGCTCGACGAAGAAATGCACCAAGAGCGGAATGTCCTCCCGGCGCTCGCGCAGCGCCGGCACGCGGATCGGCAACACGTTTACACGGAAGAACAGATCTGAGCGGAACCGACCTTGCGCCACCGCCTGCTGGAGGTCACGATTCGTCGCTGCGATCACACGGACATCCACCCGTCGCGTCTGGTTGCTACCGACCGGCTCGAACTCGCGCTCTTGCAACACGCGCAGGAGCTTCACTTGCGTCTCCGGCGCCAGCTCCCCGATCTCGTCTAGGAAGATGGTCCCTCCGTCCGCCAGCTCGAAGCGACCACTCCGCGCCGTCATCGCGCCGGTGAACGCACCTTTGACGTGACCGAACAGCTCGCTTTCCACGAGTCCCGCCGGGATCGCCGAGCAGTTCACTTTGACCAGCGGCCGCTCGCGTCTCGGGCTGCGATCGTGGATCGCCCGTGCGATGAGCTCTTTGCCGGTCCCCGTCTCGCCCAGAATCAGCACCGTCGAACTCGTCGGCGCTACGGTCTCGACCAGCGACAGCACCTGTCGCAGTTGCTGACTGCCGCCGACAATCTCGCGAAAGTTGTGGTCCTGCAGAATTTCCTCCTGCAGGTACACATTCTCCGCCGCCAACCGATCGCGCAGCTGTCGGACTTCCTCGTGTGCGAGACAGTCGTCCAGAGCCACCGCCACAGCGCCAGCCACCTGTTCGAGAAAATCGCGGCGCAAGCCCTCGTAGGCCCCTTTCCGCGCAGCCATGAAGAAGAGCACGCCCGGGCAGCGTTCGCCGCTCACCAGCGGCATCGCGCACAGCGATTCCATGCCCCCCTCGCTCATGACCCGGAACGTGATGGGAAAGCGTTCCCGCAGTTCGTCCCGCGAGGAGGTCACGACCCACTGACGATGCCGCAGGACCCAATCGCAGGCGGTTCCAGCTGCCGGCAGCACCGTGGGATGTGTCGGTTCTGCGTGCGCGCTCCGCGGTGTGAGAAGATGCCCCTGGAGTCGGTCGCCCTCAATGGGAAGCTCAATGCCGAAGCGCTCGGTCGGCACCAAATCCCGCAAGCACACGGCCATGGCGCCGAAGAGTTCGTCCCGCTCGAGGTGACGGCCGACGGCGGCGTTGACCTTGAGCAGCGCCTTGCGCTCCTGATCCAGGCGATCAAGCTGCTCAAACGCAAGGCAGCTGTCGAGCGCGATCGCCACCGAGTTTGCGATCTCGTCGAGCAAACGCTGGGGACAGCTTTCAAAGGCCCCCGTGGCGCGCGCCATAAATCCGAGTGCACCGAGGCAGCGGTCCTGCACCAGCAGCGGCAGGACGACAAGCGACTGCATACCCTCTTCGACGAGCCTTTGGTAAGTCGTCGGGAAACTCTCGCGGACTTGCTCCGGCGACGACACCACCATCGGCTGCCGGTACTGAACAACCCATGCCGCGACCGATTCTTCCGGAATGCGCTCACCCTCGAACAACTTCACCACACCGTGCACGGCGTAAACGCTGACTGCGGCTCCCTGCGAGTCGGGAACCAGGACGATGAGCCGCTCGGCAGGCAGCAGCCCCTCCATCTCTTCAGCGATCGCCCCGAAGAGCCCTTCGCGATCGCGGTGCTTACTCAATGCTTGGCTGATGCCCAGCAGCGCCGCCAACGTATCCTGAGGCAATTCAGGCTGACGATTCGTCTCATCAATCGTGATCGGGCGTTGGGCGCGATCGACGTGTAGCGCGCGCAGTGGCGGGGAGTGCTCGTGGGCCATACGTACGAATGGTTCTTGAACGGGCGCATTCTGACCGGGTCGTTGTGTTGATGCAAGCAGCGTCTATCACACAACAAAATCACGTTGTCTGCCATTGGTAGACCGCTCGAATTCCGGAGAGCGTCTGTGCCGCTGCTCGGACGTTCTCGATCCATCATCTCGACGTAGCGCGAAACCCCGCGGCCCCGGATGCATCGAAGGTGGCGGAGGATTGCGACCATGACGTCGTCCGTATATCGCTTGATTGCGCTGCCGCTTACGATCTTGATCGCCGGAGCGAGCGCTTCGGCGCAGATCATCGAGAGAAAGGGACTCACGCTGGATGGCGCCAACTTGGTCATCGCCGCCGCGACGGCCGAGGCCAAGAAGCTCAACGCGCCCGGCGGTGTGATCGCGGTCGTCGACGACGGCGGAAACCTCATGGCGTTGGCGCGGCTTGACGGTACCTTTGCGGCCGGAGCCAACATCTCCATCGGCAAGGCCCGTACCGCCGTCCTATTCAAGAAGCCCACGAAAGTTTTCGAGGACATCATCAACAAGGGCCGGACGGCGATGACGGCGCTCAATGACTTCACGCCGCTGCAGGGGGGCATTCCGATCGAAGTCGACGGCGCGATCGTCGGCGGCGTCGGGGTCAGTGGCGCCGCCAGCGCCGCGCAGGACGAGGAGCTGGCGATTGCCGGCGCTGCGGCTGCAAAGAGTTTCATGACGGCGGCTAGCGCGAGCGTGCCGCCGGCAGTTTCGTTCTTCAACAAAGACGCGGTGGCGCAAGCCTTCGCCAAGGGGGCCGTGTTGTTCGACGGCGCGGGCCGTAACTACATGGTGCACGCCAGCCGCCGCGACAAGCCGGGCCTGGTCGAGATCCACACCAAGGACACCGACATCATTTACGTGCTCGACGGCGGCGCGACGTTCGTAACCGGCGGGACCATCGTCGACGGCAAAAGCACCGAGCCCGACGAAATCCGCGGCGCCAGCATCCGTGACGGCGACACGCGCCACATCGCGAAGGGCGACGTCATCATCGTTCCCAACGGGACGCCGCACTGGTTCCGTGAAGTGCCGGGTGTGCTGACGTACTACGTCGTGAAGGTTCGCTGATGTGCGATTGGCGTCGCATCCGGCGTAGGGGCGAGGCATGCCTCGCCCTCTTCTCGTTGCGCCGCGCGTTGCCGGAGGGCGACGCATGCGTCGCCCCTACAGCAAGAAGGATTGGTGATGAAGATGAAGACGTGTGATCGCTTGTTGCTTGGCATGGCGATCGTCGTCGGCTGTGCGGGCGCGGTCCGCGCGCAGAATGCGGCTGCGGTTCCTTCCGGATCGCCTGCCGCAACCATCGATCTCGCGACGGTCGATGGCGCGAGGCTGGTGAACGGAGAGTGGCGCTACAGCGACAC is a window encoding:
- a CDS encoding cytochrome b/b6 domain-containing protein; translation: MTDQAARKRGRLQPLLIRFAHWANVPLLIFMAGSGLQIFKAYPALGPRGELYEWYPFQEVPPPAWVRFGGWLGSARHWHFALAWLLVGNAVIYLLYVCTRGEWRRRAFLPQRDTWNALRMIGYYLRLRAEPPAVDFYNGLQRLAYSSAIGLGLVEVLSGLAIYKPVQLHWLAALFGGYDGARAVHLMGLVLLVLFTAAHLVMVALHPRAILDMLTGGRRG
- a CDS encoding alpha/beta hydrolase: MIQHRTATINGLSVFYREAGNRNSPKLVLLGGFPASSHQFRNLIPALADKFHVISPDYPGFGNTDMPDPAQFPYTFDKLAEVVEGLLAQIGFDRFGLFMQDYGGPIGFRIVGRHPEWAEWLVLQNTNAYEVGFTSAWDGIRHALWKKRGPETEEPLMPFLALDGIKMVYLHGHQRPELISPDNWNMDFRFMERPNARRVQLDLFYDYRTNVDLYPAWQKFLRDRQPKTLIFWGQNDIFFTPEGGDAYLKDLPNAEMHRLDSGHFAVEDCLDAIVSNIRRFYDEKMSPAPRTVAMRKTA
- a CDS encoding heme-binding protein; amino-acid sequence: MTSSVYRLIALPLTILIAGASASAQIIERKGLTLDGANLVIAAATAEAKKLNAPGGVIAVVDDGGNLMALARLDGTFAAGANISIGKARTAVLFKKPTKVFEDIINKGRTAMTALNDFTPLQGGIPIEVDGAIVGGVGVSGAASAAQDEELAIAGAAAAKSFMTAASASVPPAVSFFNKDAVAQAFAKGAVLFDGAGRNYMVHASRRDKPGLVEIHTKDTDIIYVLDGGATFVTGGTIVDGKSTEPDEIRGASIRDGDTRHIAKGDVIIVPNGTPHWFREVPGVLTYYVVKVR
- a CDS encoding sigma 54-interacting transcriptional regulator yields the protein MAHEHSPPLRALHVDRAQRPITIDETNRQPELPQDTLAALLGISQALSKHRDREGLFGAIAEEMEGLLPAERLIVLVPDSQGAAVSVYAVHGVVKLFEGERIPEESVAAWVVQYRQPMVVSSPEQVRESFPTTYQRLVEEGMQSLVVLPLLVQDRCLGALGFMARATGAFESCPQRLLDEIANSVAIALDSCLAFEQLDRLDQERKALLKVNAAVGRHLERDELFGAMAVCLRDLVPTERFGIELPIEGDRLQGHLLTPRSAHAEPTHPTVLPAAGTACDWVLRHRQWVVTSSRDELRERFPITFRVMSEGGMESLCAMPLVSGERCPGVLFFMAARKGAYEGLRRDFLEQVAGAVAVALDDCLAHEEVRQLRDRLAAENVYLQEEILQDHNFREIVGGSQQLRQVLSLVETVAPTSSTVLILGETGTGKELIARAIHDRSPRRERPLVKVNCSAIPAGLVESELFGHVKGAFTGAMTARSGRFELADGGTIFLDEIGELAPETQVKLLRVLQEREFEPVGSNQTRRVDVRVIAATNRDLQQAVAQGRFRSDLFFRVNVLPIRVPALRERREDIPLLVHFFVERFAREMTKHIDGVSQRAMEQLMAYDWPGNVRELQNIIERSMVLTSGPMLELGPDFVVAAPSDQRSAPQSPAAIAPDPKTSELRSLDEVGKQHILSILERCSWVIEGPNGAARLLGLQPSTLRSRLKKLGLQAPSSSTR
- a CDS encoding molybdopterin-dependent oxidoreductase, translated to MGRWNERVDRFAFSRERLAPEPSAADMTEDEDFPSYFISPSMPVAPDDWVLKIGGLVANPVALSLDQLRGMTRTNLRLRHHCVEGWSAVASWHGVRLCDIAEAVGVDPRARYVEFRSFDAGYWSSWDRESALHKQTILAYGMNGGDLYPDHGAPLRLYSAVKLGYKMVKYLTEVNFLPDRSGGYWEDQGYEWFGGV